One genomic window of Arachis stenosperma cultivar V10309 chromosome 10, arast.V10309.gnm1.PFL2, whole genome shotgun sequence includes the following:
- the LOC130954424 gene encoding putative disease resistance RPP13-like protein 1: protein MAAAIVGGALLSASVQVVLDKIISNEFLDFFRRRKLNVSLLGKMKMTLLSVQAVLNDAEEKQITNPAVKEWLNELTQAVFDAEDLLDEINTEALGCKVKARYQSPSCSAKVRNVFSSRFGRSYGMINSKMQTLFERLEHFAQQIHILQLKEGVSNSVWQGMPTSSVVDESVIYGRDDERKKLREYLLSEDVGASGNKIGVISIVGMGGIGKTTLAKLLYNDDEVKDKFDLKAWACVSKDFDVFRVTKTVLESVTSKTTNTDNLNTLQVELQQRLWRKRFLLVLDDIRGTSYVDWANLKDIFNAGEMGSTIIVTTRDENVAKAMQTFPIFHLTSLDSEDCWSLLAEHAFGANNSSERSNLEGIGREIVKKCDGLPLAAVALGGLLRTKLSKNDWNKVLRSNIWDLPNLNVQPALLLSYHFLPAPLKRCFAYCSIFPKNSAFEKEMVVRLWIAEGLVHVSKSKKILEEVGDEYFDELVSRSLIRRRSMDGKSFEMHDLVNDLAAMVSSAYCIRYEDQKALENPKKVRHLSYNRSWYDYFNKFNSFYGLEGLRTFLPLPLNGWSFDYYLSNKVIHDLLPKLKQLRVLSLSHYKNISELPDSIGGLKHLRHLDLSGTNIKRLPSVVCKLYNLQTLLLSDCKFLTELPEEIGMLVNLRHLDISGTQLQEIPAQIARLENLQTLSGFVVSRQQNGLKVGELQKFPNLQGKLCISKLQNIVDPNDASQANMKKKEQIEDLSLEWDSCTAQESQHLVLEHLQPSTNLKKLTIKFYGGTWFPNWLGNSSFANMVYLCIRSCHYCSLLPPVGQLQNLKELIIFDIISVKTIGPEFYGCCSPSFQPFPSLETLSFGEMPAWEEWNFMGGIATHFPRLSHLSLSDCPKLQGNLPSNLPSLTKLHLSSCSLLESQFSVEVDNRNIINASNLFSELMLGLNSLEQLHIEGIPSRTAFPRDGLPETLRVLFLKNCENFEFPNHESLHSYRALESLTIWNSCCSLTSFPLGSLPVLKWLYFIECKNLKSFSISEEEDAPQCLTFLQGFYILECPELESFPHLGLPTPKLRRFWVSYCNKLNSLPEPVNALVGLQELTVLNLPSMQFFANEGLPISLRTLRIGNLGGNFSNADIIKWGLDHLTCLSELEIEGGYLVNMLMKMEVPLLPSTLISLHIYHLDGIRHLDGKWLQNLTSLECLKISSCDSLESLPQEGLPSSLSVLTIGSCPLLEASCRSNGGKEWPKVAHIPCIIMDKKVII from the coding sequence atggctgctgctattGTGGGAGGGGCATTACTCTCTGCTTCTGTTCAGGTGGTGTTGGATAAGATCATTTCCAATGAGTTCTTGGACTTCTTTAGGAGAAGGAAGCTTAATGTCTCGCTTCTTGGAAAGATGAAGATGACATTGCTGAGTGTTCAAGCTGTTCTAAATGATGCCGAGGAGAAGCAGATCACAAATCCTGCTGTCAAGGAATGGCTGAATGAGCTCACACAAGCTGTCTTTGATGCTGAAGATTTGTTGGATGAAATCAACACTGAGGCTCTTGGATGCAAAGTGAAAGCCAGGTATCAAAGTCCATCATGCAGTGCCAAGGTGCGAAACGTGTTTTCCTCTCGTTTCGGACGATCATATGGTATGATCAATTCTAAAATGCAGACATTATTTGAAAGACTAGAGCACTTTGCACAGCAAATACACATTCTTCAACTGAAAGAAGGTGTTTCCAACAGTGTTTGGCAAGGGATGCCTACAAGTTCTGTGGTGGACGAATCTGTCATTTATGGAAGAGATGATGAGAGAAAGAAACTTAGAGAGTATTTGCTGTCAGAAGATGTTGGTGCTAGTGGCAATAAAATAGGAGTGATTTCAATTGTTGGCATGGGAGGGATTGGTAAAACAACCCTTGCTAAACTCCTATACAATGATGATGAAGTTAAAGACAAGTTTGATTTAAAAGCATGGGCATGTGTTTCTAAGGATTTTGATGTTTTCAGGGTCACTAAGACTGTGCTTGAATCGGTTACCTCAAAAACAACAAATACTGATAACTTGAATACTCTGCAAGTGGAATTGCAGCAAAGGTTGTGGAGAAAAAGATTTTTGCTAGTGTTGGATGACATTCGCGGCACAAGCTATGTTGATTGGGCCAATCTAAAGGATATTTTTAATGCTGGAGAAATGGGAAGTACAATCATTGTCACAACACGAGATGAAAACGTTGCAAAAGCTATGCAAACCTTTCCTATCTTCCATTTGACATCTCTTGATAGTGAAGATTGCTGGTCTTTACTTGCTGAACACGCATTTGGAGCAAATAATTCCAGTGAAAGGTCCAACCTAGAAGGAATTGGAAGAGAAATTGTGAAAAAATGTGATGGTTTGCCTTTAGCTGCAGTTGCATTGGGGGGTCTTCTTCGCACCAAATTGTCGAAAAATGATTGGAATAAGGTACTTAGAAGTAACATTTGGGATCTGCCAAATTTGAATGTGCAACCTGCTCTGCTACTAAGCTATCATTTCCTTCCGGCTCCTTTGAAACGTTGCTTTGCTTATTGTTCAATTTTTCCAAAGAACTCAGCCTTCGAAAAAGAGATGGTAGTTCGGCTATGGATTGCAGAAGGCTTAGTACATGTGTCAAAAAGTAAGAAAATCCTGGAAGAAGTTGGTGACGAATACTTTGATGAACTAGTATCAAGGTCACTAATTCGTCGACGGTCCATGGATGGGAAAAGCTTCGAAATGCATGACCTCGTCAATGATTTAGCTGCAATGGTTTCATCTGCTTATTGTATCAGGTATGAGGATCAAAAGGCActtgaaaatccaaaaaaagtTCGACATTTGTCATACAACAGAAGTTGGTATGACtatttcaataaatttaattcCTTTTATGGTTTAGAAGGCCTGCGCACCTTCCTTCCCTTACCATTGAATGGATGGTCATTTGACTATTACCTATCAAACAAGGTAATACATGACTTGTTGCCCAAGTTAAAACAGTTGCGGGTATTATCTTTGTCACACTACAAGAATATCTCTGAGTTACCAGACTCCATTGGAGGTTTAAAACATTTGCGGCATCTAGATCTCTCTGGCACTAACATTAAAAGGTTGCCTTCTGTGGTTTGCAAGCTCTACAATCTACAGACCTTGCTGTTGTCTGATTGTAAGTTTCTCACTGAATTACCTGAGGAGATAGGAATGTTGGTGAATCTTCGCCACCTCGACATTAGTGGAACTCAATTACAGGAGATACCTGCACAAATAGCAAGACTAGAAAATCTCCAAACTTTATCTGGGTTTGTTGTTAGCAGACAGCAAAATGGATTGAAGGTGGGAGAATTGCAAAAATTTCCCAATTTGCAGGGAAAGCTCTGCATTTCAAAGCTACAAAATATTGTTGACCCCAATGATGCTTCACAAGCCAAtatgaagaagaaagaacaaATTGAAGATCTATCATTAGAATGGGATAGCTGCACTGCTCAAGAGTCCCAACATCTTGTATTGGAGCACCTGCAGCCTTCAACAAACTTGAAGAAACTAACCATCAAATTCTATGGTGGAACCTGGTTTCCCAACTGGTTAGGTAATTCCTCATTTGCAAACATGGTGTATTTGTGCATCCGAAGTTGTCACTATTGTTCATTACTACCACCTGTTGGACAGCTTCAAAATCTTAAAGAACTCATCATATTTGATATTATCTCAGTGAAGACTATTGGTCCTGAATTTTATGGATGTTGTTCTCCTTCATTTCAACCATTTCCCTCCTTGGAGACACTGAGTTTCGGAGAGATGCCGGCATGGGAGGAATGGAACTTCATGGGCGGTATAGCTACACACTTCCCTCGTCTTTCTCATCTGTCTCTAAGCGATTGTCCGAAACTCCAAGGAAATTTACCCAGCAACCTTCCTTCCTTGACTAAACTTCATTTATCCAGTTGTTCTCTACTTGAGTCACAATTTTCTGTTGAAGTAGATAACAGAAACATTATCAATGCATCAAATCTATTCAGTGAATTAATGCTTGGTCTTAATTCTCTTGAACAATTACATATCGAAGGCATTCCTTCTCGGACCGCCTTCCCTAGAGATGGTCTGCCGGAAACGTTAAGAGTTCTGTTCCTCAAAAATTGTGAGAACTTTGAATTTCCAAATCATGAATCCCTGCATAGTTACAGGGCACTTGAATCTTTGACAATATGGAATAGTTGTTGCTCACTGACATCATTTCCCTTAGGCTCTCTCCCTGTGCTCAAGTGGCTCTACTTTATAGAATGTAAGAATCTGAAATCATTTTCAAtttcagaagaagaagatgcaCCCCAGTGTCTCACATTTCTTCAAGGTTTCTACATTCTAGAATGTCCTGAACTCGAATCATTTCCTCATCTTGGATTGCCAACTCCTAAGCTCAGACGTTTTTGGGTGTCATATTGCAACAAGCTTAATTCACTACCAGAGCCGGTTAATGCTCTTGTTGGCCTTCAAGAATTGACAGTTCTTAACCTCCCAAGTATGCAATTTTTTGCAAATGAAGGTCTTCCAATCAGTTTACGAACACTTCGAATCGGCAATCTTGGAGGGAATTTCTCAAATGCAGATATCATTAAATGGGGCCTTGACCATCTTACTTGCCTTTCAGAGTTAGAAATTGAAGGTGGTTATCTGGTTAACATGCTAATGAAGATGGAAGTGCCACTATTACCCTCTACTCTTATCTCCCTTCACATCTATCATCTTGATGGTATAAGACATTTGGATGGGAAATGGCTTCAGAATCTGACTTCTCTTGAATGTCTTAAGATCTCATCTTGTGATAGCTTGGAGTCATTGCCACAGGAAGGATTGCCTTCATCTCTTTCGGTATTGACTATAGGGAGTTGTCCATTGTTAGAAGCGAGTTGTCGGAGTAATGGGGGGAAAGAGTGGCCTAAAGTTGCTCAcattccttgcattattatggaTAAGAAGGTCATCATTTGA
- the LOC130954425 gene encoding mitochondrial phosphate carrier protein 2, mitochondrial-like gives MAVSVSDRSSHSSSSLIPSFLYSSSSSSLSSLSSGSSGQNFMIRSPKEPSGRRIEMFSPAYYAACTVGGALCCGLTHTAVTPLDLVKCNMQIDPAKYKSISSGFGVLYREQGLRGFFRGWAPTLLGYHAQGAFKYGLYEYFKKYYSDLAGPEFATKYKTLIYLAGSASSESIAGLALCPFEAVKVRVQTQPGFARGLSDGLPKLVRAEGVSGLYKGLVPLWGRQIPYTMMKFASYENTVEMIYKHMIPTTKEESSKMVQLGVSFAGGYIAGILCALVSHPADNLVSFLNNSKGATVADAVNRLGLWGLATRGLPLRIFMIGTLTGSQWLIYDSFKVAVGLPTTGGAAPATTLASDSTSQRENIIEVA, from the exons ATGGCTGTCTCAGTTTCAGACAGAAGCAgccattcttcttcttctctgatcccCAGCTTCCTCtactcctcctcttcctcttctttgtCGTCTTTGTCATCAGGTTCTTCAGGTCAGAACTTTATGATTCGTTCTCCGAAGGAACCTTCCGGAAGACGAATTGAGATGTTCTCGCCGGCGTATTATGCTGCTTGCACCGTCGGGGGAGCCCTCTGCTGTGGCCTCACTCACACGGCCGTTACGCCTCTTGACCTTGTCAAATGTAACATGCAG ATTGACCCTGCTAAGTACAAGAGCATCTCTTCTGGATTCGGAGTTTTGTATAGGGAACAAGGGCTTAGGGGATTTTTCAGGGGATGGGCACCTACCCTTCTTGGATACCATGCCCAAGGTGCCTTCAAATATGGACTCTATGAGTACTTCAAGAAATACTATTCCGATCTTGCTGGCCCTGAGTTTGCAACTAAGTATAAGACCCTCATCTACCTTGCCGGTTCGGCGTCTTCCGAGTCCATTGCTGGCCTTGCACTCTGTCCTTTTGAGGCCGTCAAGGTTCGAGTTCAGACTCAGCCTGGCTTCGCCAGAGGACTCTCCGATGGCCTGCCTAAGTTGGTCAGAGCGGAAGGAGTCTCAGG GCTGTACAAGGGACTTGTACCTCTGTGGGGACGGCAGATTCCAT ATACAATGATGAAGTTTGCTTCATACGAGAACACAGTGGAGATGATATATAAGCATATGATTCCCACAACAAAGGAAGAAAGCAGTAAAATGGTGCAACTTGGTGTGAGCTTTGCAGGTGGATACATAGCTGGAATATTATGTGCTCTTGTCTCTCATCCTGCTGACAACCTTGTCTCTTTCCTCAACAATTCTAAAGGGGCAACTGTTGCTGAT GCTGTTAATAGGCTTGGATTATGGGGATTAGCAACCCGTGGTCTGCCTCTTCGTATATTTATGATTGGAACACTCACAGGATCTCAATGGCTCATTTATGATTCATTCAAAGTTGCTGTTGGCCT gCCAACTACCGGTGGTGCTGCTCCTGCCACTACTCTTGCTTCCGATTCTACATCTCAGAGGGAAAACATTATAGAAGTTGCTTGA
- the LOC130954914 gene encoding UDP-glycosyltransferase 73C6-like — translation MASQTPQLHFVIFPFMAQGHMIPIMDLAKLLLQRNNVIVTVVTTPQNAARFTSTVARLIDSGYQIRLIQLQFPYKEAGLPEGCENLDMLHSLGNAFSLFTALSVLREPVEKLFEELSPPPSCIVSDICLPYTIHIAKKFNVPRISFSGVSCYYLVCNDALRFSNVTESIKDESEYFIIPSLPDEIEVTKAQVLSLADENWNKFYEEIYAAEADSYGIIINSFQELEPEYASIYKKHRKDKVWCVGPVSLSNKDQLEKAQRGNKVSTEEWMHQKWLDSQKPKSVIYVCLGSLCNLTATQLIEIGLALEESKRPFIWVIREGSQLKRLEKWIKEDEFEERIKDESLIIRGWAPQLLILSHPSIGGFLTHCGWNSNLEAICAGVPMLTWPLFGDQFLNEKLVVKVLKVGVMVGAKSPMVWGKEEEVGELVRKEDIKIGIEKLMDGNNGECEERRERVRKLAEMAKRSVEEGGSSHSNLTMFIQDILHKSLGAVYDNLVDKN, via the coding sequence ATGGCTTCCCAAACACCTCAGCTCCACTTCGTTATCTTCCCATTCATGGCACAAGGCCACATGATTCCCATAATGGACTTAGCAAAGTTATTGCTTCAGCGCAATAATGTTATTGTCACggtagtcacaactccgcaaaACGCAGCAAGATTCACATCAACCGTTGCTCGTTTAATCGATTCTGGTTACCAAATTCGACTAATTCAGCTTCAGTTTCCATATAAAGAGGCAGGTTTGCCAGAAGGGTGTGAGAATCTTGACATGCTTCATTCACTTGGCAATGCCTTCAGTTTGTTCACTGCACTAAGTGTTCTAAGGGAACCTGTGGAAAAACTCTTTGAAGAGTTGTCGCCCCCACCAAGCTGCATAGTCTCCGATATATGTCTCCCGTACACAATCCACATTGCTAAGAAATTCAATGTTCCAAGGATTTCTTTTTCCGGAGTGAGTTGCTACTATCTCGTCTGTAACGATGCTTTGCGCTTCAGTAATGTGACGGAGAGCATAAAGGATGAATCAGAGTACTTCATTATACCGAGTCTACCAGACGAGATTGAAGTCACCAAAGCGCAGGTACTAAGTCTAGCGGACGAGAACTGGAACAAGTTTTATGAAGAGATATACGCGGCCGAAGCAGACAGTTATGGAATAATCATAAATTCCTTCCAAGAGTTGGAGCCTGAGTATGCAAGCATATACAAGAAGCATAGAAAGGATAAAGTGTGGTGCGTTGGTCCAGTGTCATTAAGCAACAAGGATCAGTTGGAGAAGGCTCAAAGAGGCAACAAGGTTTCAACTGAAGAGTGGATGCACCAAAAATGGCTTGATTCTCAAAAGCCTAAGAGTGTAATTTATGTATGCCTTGGAAGTTTATGTAATCTAACTGCAACTCAGTTGATTGAGATTGGTTTAGCCTTAGAAGAATCAAAGAGACCTTTCATTTGGGTCATAAGGGAAGGGAGTCAATTAAAAAGGCTAGAAAAGTGGATTAAGGAAGATGAGTTTGAAGAAAGAATCAAAGATGAGAGTCTTATAATTCGAGGTTGGGCTCCTCAGCTACTAATACTATCACATCCTTCTATTGGAGGGTTCTTGACACACTGTGGCTGGAACTCTAACTTAGAAGCTATATGTGCTGGTGTGCCAATGCTGACATGGCCCTTATTTGGTGACCAGTTTCTGAATGAAAAACTAGTTGTCAAAGTACTCAAAGTAGGAGTGATGGTTGGTGCGAAAAGTCCTATGGTGTGGGGGAAAGAAGAGGAGGTTGGTGAATTGGTTAGGAAAGAAGATATTAAAATAGGAATAGAAAAGTTAATGGATGGGAATAATGGTGAATgtgaagagagaagagaaagggtAAGAAAATTAGCGGAAATGGCTAAAAGATCTGTAGAAGAAGGAGGATCTTCTCATAGTAACTTGACTATGTTTATCCAAGATATTTTGCATAAAAGCTTGGGGGCCGTATATGATAATCTAGTTGACAAAAACTAA
- the LOC130955003 gene encoding UDP-glycosyltransferase 73C6-like, with protein sequence MASQTPQLHFVMFPFMAQGHMIPMMDIAKLLLQRTNVIVTVITTPQNAARFTSTFAHFVDLGYQIRLIQLQFPYQEAGLPEGCENLDMLHSLGNATSFFNAISLLREPVERIFEELLPPPSCIVSDMSLPYTIHIANKFNVPRISFVGMSCFFLMCNHALRTSNVTESIKDETEYFVIPGLPDEIEVTKAQVPGPSDENWIKFYQEVYAAEADTYGIIMNSFQELEPEYERMYKKVRKDKVWCVGPVSLSNKDQLEKAQRGNKVSTEEWMHQKWLDSQKPKSVIYVCLGSLCNLTATQLIQIGLALEESKRPFIWVIREGSQLKKLEKWIKEEGFEERMKDQSLIIRGWAPQLLILSHPSIGGFLTHCGWNSNLEAICAGVPMLTWPLFADQFLNEKLVVKVLKIGVMVGVRSPMVWGKEEEIGVLVKKEDIKIGLEKLMNENNGECEERRQRVRNLAEMAKISVAEGGSSHSNLTMFIQDILHKSMGGI encoded by the coding sequence atggcttcCCAAACACCACAGCTCCATTTCGTTATGTTCCCATTCATGGCTCAAGGCCACATGATTCCAATGATGGACATAGCAAAGTTATTGCTTCAGCGCACTAATGTTATTGTCACGGTAATCACGACCCCCCAAAACGCAGCAAGATTCACATCAACCTTTGCTCATTTCGTCGATTTGGGTTACCAAATTCGACTAATTCAGCTTCAGTTTCCATATCAAGAGGCGGGTTTGCCAGAAGGGTGTGAGAATCTTGACATGCTTCATTCACTTGGCAATGCCACGAGTTTTTTCAATGCAATAAGCCTTCTAAGGGAACCCGTGGAAAGAATCTTTGAAGAGTTGTTGCCGCCACCAAGCTGCATAGTCTCCGATATGAGTCTACCGTACACAATCCACATTGCTAACAAATTCAACGTTCCAAGGATTTCTTTTGTTGGAATGAGTTGCTTCTTTCTCATGTGTAACCATGCTTTGCGCACCAGTAATGTGACGGAGAGCATAAAGGATGAAACAGAGTACTTTGTTATACCGGGTTTACCTGATGAAATTGAAGTCACCAAAGCGCAGGTACCAGGTCCATCGGACGAGAACTGGATTAAGTTTTACCAAGAGGTATATGCGGCCGAAGCAGACACTTATGGAATAATCATGAATTCGTTCCAAGAATTGGAGCCTGAGTATGAAAGAATGTACAAGAAGGTTAGAAAGGATAAAGTGTGGTGCGTGGGTCCGGTGTCACTAAGCAATAAGGATCAGTTGGAGAAGGCTCAAAGAGGCAACAAGGTTTCAACTGAAGAGTGGATGCACCAAAAATGGCTTGATTCTCAAAAGCCTAAGAGTGTAATTTATGTATGTCTTGGAAGTTTATGTAATCTAACTGCAACTCAGTTGATTCAGATTGGTTTAGCCTTAGAAGAATCAAAGAGACCTTTCATTTGGGTCATAAGGGAAGGGAGTCAATTAAAAAAGCTAGAAAAGTGGATTAAGGAAGAGGGATTTGAAGAAAGAATGAAAGATCAGAGCCTTATAATTCGAGGTTGGGCTCCTCAGCTGCTAATACTATCACATCCTTCAATCGGAGGGTTCTTGACACACTGTGGCTGGAACTCTAACTTAGAAGCTATATGCGCCGGTGTGCCAATGCTGACGTGGCCGTTATTTGCAGACCAGTTTCTGAATGAAAAACTAGTTGTCAAAGTACTAAAAATTGGAGTGATGGTTGGTGTGAGAAGTCCTATGGTGTGGGGGAAGGAAGAGGAGATTGGTGTATTGGTTAAGAAAGAAGATATTAAAATAGGACTAGAAAAGTTAATGAATGAGAATAATGGTGAATGTGAAGAGAGAAGACAAAGGGTAAGAAATTTAGCGGAAATGGCTAAAATATCTGTAGCAGAAGGTGGATCTTCTCATAGTAACTTGACTATGTTTATCCAAGATATTTTGCATAAAAGCATGGGAGGTATATGA
- the LOC130954256 gene encoding UDP-glycosyltransferase 73C6-like, giving the protein MASQTPQLHFVVFPFMAQGHMIPMMDIAKLLLQRNNVIVTVITTKQNAARFTSTFARFIDSGYQIRLIQLQFPYQEAGLPGGCESLDMLHSLGNAFSLFNAPSLLREPVEKIFEELSPPPSCIVSDMSLPYTIHIAKKFNIPRISFVGVSCYYLMCYEALRTSNVTESIKDETEYFVIPGLPDEIEVTKAQVPGPSDENWNKFYQEVYAAEADTYGIIMNSFQELEPEYERMYKKVRKDKVWCVGPVSLSNKDQLEKAQRGNKVSTEEWMHQKWLDSQKPKSVIYVCLGSLCNLTATQLIEIGLALEESKRPFIWVIREGSQLKRLEKWIKEDGFEERIKDESLIIRGWAPQLLILSHPSIGGFLTHCGWNSNLEAICAGVPMLTWPLFADQFLNEKLVVKVLKIGVMVGVRSPMVWGKEEEIGVLVKKEDIKIGLEKLMDENNGECEERRERVRKLAKMAKISVAEGGSSHSNLTMFIQDILHNQIVKS; this is encoded by the coding sequence ATGGCTTCGCAAACACCACAGCTCCATTTCGTTGTCTTCCCATTCATGGCACAAGGCCACATGATTCCAATGATGGACATAGCAAAGTTATTGCTTCAGCGCAACAATGTTATTGTCACAGTAATCACAACCAAACAAAACGCAGCAAGATTCACATCAACCTTTGCTCGTTTCATCGATTCCGGTTACCAAATTCGACTAATTCAGCTTCAGTTTCCATATCAAGAGGCGGGTTTGCCAGGAGGGTGTGAGAGTCTTGACATGCTTCATTCACTTGGCAATGCCTTCAGTTTATTCAATGCACCAAGCCTTCTAAGGGAACCTGTAGAAAAAATCTTTGAAGAGTTGTCGCCCCCACCAAGCTGCATAGTCTCTGATATGAGTCTACCGTACACAATCCACATCGCTAAGAAGTTCAACATTCCAAGGATTTCTTTTGTTGGAGTGAGTTGCTACTATCTCATGTGTTACGAAGCTTTGCGCACCAGTAATGTGACGGAGAGCATAAAGGATGAAACAGAGTACTTTGTTATACCGGGTTTACCTGATGAAATTGAAGTCACCAAAGCGCAGGTACCAGGTCCATCGGACGAGAACTGGAACAAGTTTTACCAAGAGGTATATGCGGCCGAAGCAGACACTTATGGAATAATCATGAATTCGTTCCAAGAATTGGAGCCTGAGTATGAAAGAATGTACAAGAAGGTTAGAAAGGATAAAGTGTGGTGCGTGGGTCCGGTGTCACTAAGCAACAAGGATCAGTTGGAGAAGGCTCAAAGAGGCAACAAGGTTTCAACTGAAGAGTGGATGCACCAAAAATGGCTTGATTCTCAAAAGCCTAAGAGTGTAATTTATGTATGCCTTGGAAGTTTATGTAATCTAACTGCAACTCAGTTGATTGAGATTGGTTTAGCCTTAGAAGAATCAAAGAGACCTTTCATTTGGGTCATAAGGGAAGGGAGTCAATTAAAAAGGCTAGAAAAGTGGATTAAGGAAGATGGGTTTGAAGAAAGAATCAAAGATGAGAGTCTTATAATTCGAGGTTGGGCTCCTCAGCTACTAATACTATCACATCCTTCAATTGGAGGGTTCTTGACACACTGTGGCTGGAACTCTAACTTAGAAGCTATATGCGCCGGTGTGCCAATGCTGACGTGGCCGTTATTTGCAGACCAGTTTCTGAATGAAAAATTAGTTGTCAAAGTACTAAAAATTGGAGTGATGGTTGGTGTGAGAAGTCCTATGGTGTGGGGGAAGGAAGAGGAGATTGGTGTATTGGTTAAGAAAGAAGATATTAAAATAGGACTAGAAAAGTTAATGGATGAGAATAATGGTGAATGTGAAGAGAGAAGGGAAAGGGTAAGAAAATTAGCGAAAATGGCTAAAATATCTGTAGCAGAAGGTGGATCTTCTCATAGTAACTTGACTATGTTTATTCAAGATATTTTGCATAATCAAATTGTCAAAAGCTAA